A single Triticum dicoccoides isolate Atlit2015 ecotype Zavitan chromosome 2A, WEW_v2.0, whole genome shotgun sequence DNA region contains:
- the LOC119357869 gene encoding uncharacterized protein LOC119357869: protein MPTKHVWITCWYVAPAFWCPNKPYEPEKKIEITPLQSSDHVDLPQCTPTGRWENALQHWVFRGTSQRLGNGSALSSRASQTVSWLARAAASYPCCRSDCSTSPYFSEDAEADEVDAGEKVVRGGGAAGRGSRRTWLGCERSRQGRSGEDELTGSTFYPTAQQTSEGRSCGRRGGATEQKGRRDGAGEDGREDVQVRRGRRRRVLVMSLWPRWTSCCSPPAPSPWVACFLLLRCRHLSLCGVVLRNFAKKAVSVLAREKGAGPRWRCEGGTTQFGYAVGQRRRRACSTLTCPPQPVLSRLPRLRVLVQRKSMELPTRIVVGFYKKGGSSARISIRSILDEASNVDTEFAAGRSAEFAGGRRSVEFAKGRRTVVELSNVACVGYSRDTHVVWLVC from the exons ATGCCGACGAA GCATGTGTGGATCACCTGCTGGTACGTGGCTCCAGCGTTTTGGTGCCCAAACAAGCCCTATGAGCCAGAG AAAAAGATCGAGATAACTCCGCTCCAGTCATCCGACCACGTCGACTTGCCGCAGTGCACGCCGACTGGGAGATGGGAGAACGCTCTCCAGCATTGGGTGTTCCGCGGCACATCCCAGCGGCTGGGGAATGGGAGCGCACTCTCCTCCAGGGCATCCCAAACAGTGTCTTGGTTAGCGAGGGCCGCTGCTTCTTATCCGTGTTGCCGATCTGACTGCTCCACAAGCCCCTACTTCAGCGAAGATGCAGAGGCAGACGAGGTCGACGCGGGAGAAAAAGTCGTCAGGGGAGGCGGCGCTGCAGGGAGAGGAAGTCGAAGGACATGGCTGGGCTGTGAGAGGTCACGCCAAGGGAGATCAGGGGAAGATGAGCTAACAGGCAG TACGTTTTATCCAACCGCTCAGCAGACAAGTGAAGGGCGGAGCTGTGGCAGAAGAGGCGGCGCGACGGAGCAGAAGGGGCGGCGCGACGGAGCAGGAGAAGATGGCCGAGAAGATGTTCAGGTGCGGCGCGGCAGGCGGAGAAGAGTTTTGGTGATGAGCTTGTGGCCGCGCTGGACCAGCTGCTGCAGCCCCCCTGCGCCATCGCCGTGGGTCGCCTGCTTTCTGCTGCTCCGGTGCCGGCACCTGTCCCTGTGCGGTGTCGTGCTCAGGAATTTCGCGAAGAAGGCGGTTTCCGTTCTTGCGCGCGAGAAGGGCGCCGGACCTCGTTGGCGCTGCGAAGGGGGCACAACTCAGTTTGGGTACGCCGTCGGCCAGCGCCGGCGGCGAGCATGCTCCACTTTGACCTGTCCGCCACAGCCAGTCCTCTCCCGCCTCCCCCGAC TCCGTGTCCTTGTCCAACGCAAATCAATGGAGCTGCCGACTCGGATTGTTGTTGGCTTCTATAAGAAGGGAGGGTCCTCGGCTCGAATCTCCATCAGGTCAATTTTGGACGAAGCATCCAATGTCGACACCGAGTTCGCTGCAGGAAGAAGCGCCGAGTTCGCCGGAGGTAGAAGAAGCGTCGAGTTCGCCAAAGGTAGAAGAACAGTCGTCGAGCTATCCAATGTCGCCTGCGTCGGCTACAGCAGAG ACACCCATGTTGTGTGGTTGGTCTGTTGA
- the LOC119354699 gene encoding ATP-dependent DNA helicase 2 subunit KU80-like, producing the protein MEREGVGEREVEDGKRQRCRRPRVEEGTHLLSPRVDTEGLVLLLDVGPSMHRELQEVENVCTTLVRKKLVFHRSN; encoded by the exons ATGGAGAGGGAGGGGGTCGGCGAGCGGGAGGTTGAGGATGGGAAGAGGCAGCGCTGCCGGCGGCCACGAGTAGAGGAGGGCACGCATCTCCTCTCGCCACGTGTAGATACA GAAGGGCTGGTTCTATTGCTAGATGTCGGCCCGTCGATGCACCGGGAGCTGCAGGAAGTCGAGAATGTCTGCACCACCCTTGTGCGCAAGAAG CTGGTTTTTCATAGGAGCAACTAG